In the genome of Nycticebus coucang isolate mNycCou1 chromosome 12, mNycCou1.pri, whole genome shotgun sequence, one region contains:
- the TRAF7 gene encoding E3 ubiquitin-protein ligase TRAF7 isoform X1 encodes MSSGKSARYNRFSGGPPNLPTPDIATGTRMETTFGAAFSAVTTITKADGTSTYKQHRRTPSSSSTLAYSPRDEEDSMPPISTPRRSDSAISVRSLHSESSMSLRSTFSLPEEEEEPEPLVFAEQPSVKLCCQLCCSVFRDPVITTCGHTFCRRCALKSEKCPVDNAKLTVVVNNIAVAEQIGELFIHCRHGCHAVSGGKPTVFEVDPRGCPFTIKLSARKDHEGSCDYRPVRCPNNPSCPPLLKMNLEAHLKECEHIKCPHSKYGCTFIGNQDTYETHLETCRFEGLKEFLQQTDDRFHEMHVALAQKDQEIAFLRSMLGKLSEKIDQLEKSLELKFDVLDENQSKLSEDLMEFRRDASMLNDELSHINARLNMGILGSYDPQQIFKCKGTFVGHQGPVWCLCVYSMGDLLFSGSSDKTIKVWDTCTTYKCQKTLEGHDGIVLALCIQGCKLYSGSADCTIIVWDIQNLQKVNTIRAHDNPVCTLVSSHNMLFSGSLKAIKVWDIVGTELKLKKELTGLNHWVRALVAAQSYLYSGSYQTIKIWDIRTLDCIHVLQTSGGSVYSIAVTNHHIVCGTYENLIHVWDIESKEQVRTLTGHVGTVYALAVISTPDQTKVFSASYDRSLRVWSMDNMICTQTLLRHQGSVTALAVSRGRLFSGAVDSTVKVWTC; translated from the exons ATGAGCTCGGGCAAGAGTGCCCGCTACAACCGCTTCTCTGGGGGGCCTCCCAACCTTCCCACCCCAGACATCGCCACCGGG ACCAGAATGGAAACAACCTTTGGAGCTGCCTTTTCAGCTGTCACCACCATCACTAAAG CTGATGGCACCAGCACATACAAGCAGCACCGAAGGACGCCCTCCTCCTCCAGTACCCTTGCCTACTCCCCACGGGACGAGGAGGACAGCATG CCCCCCATCAGCACCCCCCGCCGCTCTGACTCAGCCATCTCCGTCCGCTCCCTGCATTCCGAGTCCAGCATGTCCCTGCGCTCCACGTTCTCCCtgcctgaggaggaggaggagccg GAGCCGCTGGTCTTTGCTGAGCAGCCCTCAGTGAAGCTGtgctgccagctctgctgtagCGTGTTCAGGGATCCTGTGATCACCACATGTGGG CACACGTTCTGTAGAAGATGTGCCTTGAAGTCAG AGAAATGTCCTGTGGACAATGCCAAGCTGACAGTAGTAGTGAACAACATTGCAGTGGCCGAGCAGATTGGAGAGCTCTTCATCCACTGCAGACACGGCTGCCATGCAGTGAGCGGTGGGAAGCCCACCGTCTTCGAGGTGGACCCCCGAGGGTGCCCCTTTACCATTAAGCTCAGTGCCCGGAA AGACCATGAgggcagctgtgactacaggcctGTGCGGTGCCCCAACAACCCCAGCTGCCCTCCCTTGCTCAAGATGAACCTGGAGGCTCACCTCAAGGAGTGCGAACACATCAAGTGTCCCCACTCCAAGTATGG GTGCACTTTCATTGGGAACCAGGATACTTATGAGACACACCTGGAGACATGCCGCTTTGAAGGCCTGAAGGAGTTCCTGCAGCAGACCGATGACCGCTTCCATGAGATGCATGTGGCACTGGCCCAGAAGGACCAGGAGATTGCCTTCCTGCGCTCCATGCTGGGCAAACTGTCAGAGAAGATTGATCAGCTGGAGAAGAGCCTAGAGCTTAAGTTTG ATGTCTTGGACGAAAACCAGAGCAAGCTCAGTGAGGACCTCATGGAGTTCCGGCGGGATGCGTCTATGTTGAAT GACGAGCTGTCCCACATTAATGCACGGCTGAACATGGGCATCCTAGGAT CCTATGACCCTCAGCAGATCTTCAAGTGCAAAGGGACTTTTGTGGGCCATCAGGGTCCTGTCTGGTGTCTCTGTGTCTACTCCATGGGTGACCTACTCTTCAGTGGCTCCTCTGACAAGACCATCAAG GTGTGGGACACATGTACTACCTACAAGTGCCAGAAGACACTGGAGGGCCATGATGGCATTGTGCTGGCTCTCTGCATCCAAGG GTGCAAACTCTACAGTGGCTCTGCAGACTGCACCATCATT GTGTGGGACATCCAGAACCTACAGAAGGTGAACACCATCCGGGCCCATGACAACCCAGTGTGTACCTTGGTCTCTTCCCACAACATGCTCTTCAGTGGCTCCCTGAAGGCCATCAAG GTCTGGGACATTGTGGGCACCGAGCTGAAGCTGAAGAAGGAGCTCACAGGTCTCAACCACTGGGTACGGGCCCTCGTGGCTGCCCAGAGCTACTTGTACAGTGGCTCCTACCAGACAATCAAG ATCTGGGACATCCGAACCCTCGACTGCATCCACGTCCTGCAGACATCTGGCGGCAGTGTCTACTCTATCGCTGTGACAAATCACCACATTGTCTGTGGCACCTACGAGAACCTCATCCAC GTATGGGACATTGAGTCCAAGGAGCAGGTGCGGACCCTAACAGGCCATGTAGGCACCGTGTATGCCCTGGCAGTCATCTCTACGCCAGACCAGACCAAAGTCTTCAGTGCATCCTACGACCGGTCCCTCAGG GTCTGGAGTATGGACAACATGATCTGCACACAGACCCTGTTGCGCCACCAGGGTAGTGTCACCGCACTGGCCGTATCAAGGGGCCGGCTCTTCTCAGGGGCTGTGGATAGCACTGTGAAG GTTTGGACTTGTTAA
- the TRAF7 gene encoding E3 ubiquitin-protein ligase TRAF7 isoform X2, with amino-acid sequence METTFGAAFSAVTTITKADGTSTYKQHRRTPSSSSTLAYSPRDEEDSMPPISTPRRSDSAISVRSLHSESSMSLRSTFSLPEEEEEPEPLVFAEQPSVKLCCQLCCSVFRDPVITTCGHTFCRRCALKSEKCPVDNAKLTVVVNNIAVAEQIGELFIHCRHGCHAVSGGKPTVFEVDPRGCPFTIKLSARKDHEGSCDYRPVRCPNNPSCPPLLKMNLEAHLKECEHIKCPHSKYGCTFIGNQDTYETHLETCRFEGLKEFLQQTDDRFHEMHVALAQKDQEIAFLRSMLGKLSEKIDQLEKSLELKFDVLDENQSKLSEDLMEFRRDASMLNDELSHINARLNMGILGSYDPQQIFKCKGTFVGHQGPVWCLCVYSMGDLLFSGSSDKTIKVWDTCTTYKCQKTLEGHDGIVLALCIQGCKLYSGSADCTIIVWDIQNLQKVNTIRAHDNPVCTLVSSHNMLFSGSLKAIKVWDIVGTELKLKKELTGLNHWVRALVAAQSYLYSGSYQTIKIWDIRTLDCIHVLQTSGGSVYSIAVTNHHIVCGTYENLIHVWDIESKEQVRTLTGHVGTVYALAVISTPDQTKVFSASYDRSLRVWSMDNMICTQTLLRHQGSVTALAVSRGRLFSGAVDSTVKVWTC; translated from the exons ATGGAAACAACCTTTGGAGCTGCCTTTTCAGCTGTCACCACCATCACTAAAG CTGATGGCACCAGCACATACAAGCAGCACCGAAGGACGCCCTCCTCCTCCAGTACCCTTGCCTACTCCCCACGGGACGAGGAGGACAGCATG CCCCCCATCAGCACCCCCCGCCGCTCTGACTCAGCCATCTCCGTCCGCTCCCTGCATTCCGAGTCCAGCATGTCCCTGCGCTCCACGTTCTCCCtgcctgaggaggaggaggagccg GAGCCGCTGGTCTTTGCTGAGCAGCCCTCAGTGAAGCTGtgctgccagctctgctgtagCGTGTTCAGGGATCCTGTGATCACCACATGTGGG CACACGTTCTGTAGAAGATGTGCCTTGAAGTCAG AGAAATGTCCTGTGGACAATGCCAAGCTGACAGTAGTAGTGAACAACATTGCAGTGGCCGAGCAGATTGGAGAGCTCTTCATCCACTGCAGACACGGCTGCCATGCAGTGAGCGGTGGGAAGCCCACCGTCTTCGAGGTGGACCCCCGAGGGTGCCCCTTTACCATTAAGCTCAGTGCCCGGAA AGACCATGAgggcagctgtgactacaggcctGTGCGGTGCCCCAACAACCCCAGCTGCCCTCCCTTGCTCAAGATGAACCTGGAGGCTCACCTCAAGGAGTGCGAACACATCAAGTGTCCCCACTCCAAGTATGG GTGCACTTTCATTGGGAACCAGGATACTTATGAGACACACCTGGAGACATGCCGCTTTGAAGGCCTGAAGGAGTTCCTGCAGCAGACCGATGACCGCTTCCATGAGATGCATGTGGCACTGGCCCAGAAGGACCAGGAGATTGCCTTCCTGCGCTCCATGCTGGGCAAACTGTCAGAGAAGATTGATCAGCTGGAGAAGAGCCTAGAGCTTAAGTTTG ATGTCTTGGACGAAAACCAGAGCAAGCTCAGTGAGGACCTCATGGAGTTCCGGCGGGATGCGTCTATGTTGAAT GACGAGCTGTCCCACATTAATGCACGGCTGAACATGGGCATCCTAGGAT CCTATGACCCTCAGCAGATCTTCAAGTGCAAAGGGACTTTTGTGGGCCATCAGGGTCCTGTCTGGTGTCTCTGTGTCTACTCCATGGGTGACCTACTCTTCAGTGGCTCCTCTGACAAGACCATCAAG GTGTGGGACACATGTACTACCTACAAGTGCCAGAAGACACTGGAGGGCCATGATGGCATTGTGCTGGCTCTCTGCATCCAAGG GTGCAAACTCTACAGTGGCTCTGCAGACTGCACCATCATT GTGTGGGACATCCAGAACCTACAGAAGGTGAACACCATCCGGGCCCATGACAACCCAGTGTGTACCTTGGTCTCTTCCCACAACATGCTCTTCAGTGGCTCCCTGAAGGCCATCAAG GTCTGGGACATTGTGGGCACCGAGCTGAAGCTGAAGAAGGAGCTCACAGGTCTCAACCACTGGGTACGGGCCCTCGTGGCTGCCCAGAGCTACTTGTACAGTGGCTCCTACCAGACAATCAAG ATCTGGGACATCCGAACCCTCGACTGCATCCACGTCCTGCAGACATCTGGCGGCAGTGTCTACTCTATCGCTGTGACAAATCACCACATTGTCTGTGGCACCTACGAGAACCTCATCCAC GTATGGGACATTGAGTCCAAGGAGCAGGTGCGGACCCTAACAGGCCATGTAGGCACCGTGTATGCCCTGGCAGTCATCTCTACGCCAGACCAGACCAAAGTCTTCAGTGCATCCTACGACCGGTCCCTCAGG GTCTGGAGTATGGACAACATGATCTGCACACAGACCCTGTTGCGCCACCAGGGTAGTGTCACCGCACTGGCCGTATCAAGGGGCCGGCTCTTCTCAGGGGCTGTGGATAGCACTGTGAAG GTTTGGACTTGTTAA